One window of the Alicyclobacillus vulcanalis genome contains the following:
- a CDS encoding COX15/CtaA family protein, which translates to MVRSRAFGAFVFVVAILAAVQNFIVNGIGFLDAYTGSAFGCGHEWFMCNGQVIPSLQALENSLSMFIEFMHRVGVPILTLLLLLSAVGSLLRYRGWREIQLFVGLSIFFVLLEAVLGGLAVVYNEPPSVIATHFGVSLLAFASTVLLAIYVRRAERVYGEYLATGVKLPLRDPAPSGPFRWFAWLGVPILYLDMYIGAYISSRGAGDSFRGLLIPTEPGGAFSVHEPLFLDWVHRSFALFLVLWMIALVSWTARFRRERPDLFRGALFALVFVVLQAFSGVYLIASHVSIQAFLLHVSIVSGLFVSLLFVAFQSVPPLIPAASAKALELGRERTAH; encoded by the coding sequence ATGGTCAGAAGCCGAGCGTTTGGCGCCTTCGTGTTCGTCGTGGCGATTCTCGCGGCGGTGCAAAACTTTATCGTGAACGGCATTGGCTTTCTCGACGCCTACACGGGTTCTGCCTTTGGCTGTGGGCACGAGTGGTTCATGTGCAATGGCCAGGTCATTCCGAGCCTCCAGGCGCTCGAGAACTCGCTCAGCATGTTCATCGAGTTCATGCACCGCGTGGGCGTGCCCATCCTCACGCTGCTGCTCTTGCTCTCAGCCGTGGGCTCGCTTCTGCGCTATCGCGGCTGGCGTGAAATCCAGCTGTTTGTCGGCCTGAGCATCTTCTTCGTCCTCCTCGAGGCGGTGCTTGGCGGACTCGCGGTGGTGTACAACGAACCGCCCTCGGTCATTGCGACGCACTTTGGTGTCTCGCTTTTAGCCTTTGCCAGCACGGTCTTGTTGGCCATCTACGTCCGGCGCGCCGAGCGCGTGTATGGGGAGTACTTGGCGACAGGCGTGAAGCTGCCCCTGCGCGATCCGGCGCCGAGCGGTCCTTTTCGCTGGTTCGCGTGGCTCGGTGTCCCAATTCTCTATCTCGACATGTACATCGGGGCGTATATCTCGTCGCGCGGCGCTGGCGACTCGTTTCGCGGACTCTTGATTCCCACGGAGCCCGGTGGCGCCTTCAGCGTGCACGAGCCCCTGTTCCTCGATTGGGTCCACCGTTCTTTTGCTCTGTTTCTCGTCCTTTGGATGATCGCGCTGGTGAGCTGGACCGCGCGGTTCAGGAGGGAACGTCCGGATTTGTTCCGCGGCGCCTTGTTCGCCCTGGTGTTTGTTGTACTCCAGGCGTTCTCAGGCGTGTATCTCATCGCCTCGCACGTGAGCATCCAGGCGTTCCTGTTGCACGTGTCCATCGTGTCGGGGCTGTTTGTTTCGCTGCTGTTTGTCGCGTTTCAGTCCGTTCCGCCGCTCATTCCGGCGGCGAGCGCCAAAGCGCTCGAACTGGGCCGCGAGCGGACGGCACACTGA
- a CDS encoding D-alanyl-D-alanine carboxypeptidase family protein: MTSRFLRLGCVGLVAAVALSVPQPDLRADTATSVSAATESLIPREDVLNLEPGPIPYVEGENPERWPSILSQAAVVMDMDTGAVVYAKAPDALHYPASITKIMTALLALRLGHLNDVLTASADAVRQPPDKLYMRVGEKATLKDLLYGLLVDSANDAAVEIAERYGGSVSHFAEMMNQAARDLGATHTHFVNPSGLPDPHHVTTAYDMALIARAAMQIPEFRAMVDTRSFEWKGTAWQANLTNLNRMLFTYPGAIGVKTGFTSVAHETLVVAATRGGTTFLAVLMDCPTDAEIRDDATNLLNYAFAHYATQRILPEGHRAGVLTGKEGEDPVVTAEPVLATVPLGHPLDVVERVSLRAPDEPLAKGTRVGEMTLVDAATNERLGSVPLVVARPYEPEPKPIAWPRLVAPAGAALALLAAAALHFQRRRRSRLARRARVVRVQPWQESWQNARRNRR, encoded by the coding sequence ATGACATCTCGTTTTCTCCGCCTGGGCTGCGTCGGCCTGGTTGCCGCCGTCGCCTTGAGCGTCCCGCAGCCAGACCTCCGGGCGGACACCGCGACCTCTGTGAGCGCTGCGACCGAGTCGCTCATTCCTCGCGAAGACGTCTTGAATCTCGAACCAGGCCCCATCCCGTATGTGGAGGGCGAGAATCCCGAGCGCTGGCCCTCCATCCTGTCGCAGGCCGCCGTGGTCATGGACATGGACACGGGCGCTGTGGTCTACGCCAAAGCGCCAGACGCCCTTCACTATCCTGCCAGCATCACGAAGATCATGACCGCACTTCTTGCGCTTCGCCTCGGCCACTTGAACGACGTGCTCACGGCGTCCGCAGACGCCGTGAGACAGCCTCCGGACAAGCTGTACATGCGCGTCGGGGAGAAGGCCACGCTCAAAGACCTGCTCTACGGCCTGCTCGTCGATTCGGCCAACGATGCCGCCGTCGAGATCGCCGAGCGATATGGCGGAAGTGTGTCCCATTTTGCGGAGATGATGAATCAGGCGGCGCGCGATCTCGGCGCGACGCACACGCACTTTGTGAATCCCAGTGGATTGCCGGACCCGCACCATGTGACCACCGCGTACGATATGGCCCTGATTGCGCGGGCTGCGATGCAGATTCCGGAATTCCGCGCGATGGTGGACACCCGCTCGTTTGAATGGAAGGGGACGGCCTGGCAGGCGAATCTCACGAATTTGAACCGCATGCTGTTCACGTATCCCGGCGCGATAGGGGTGAAGACCGGCTTTACAAGCGTGGCGCACGAGACGCTCGTCGTGGCGGCCACGCGCGGGGGCACGACCTTTCTGGCGGTCTTGATGGATTGCCCCACGGACGCCGAGATCCGCGACGACGCCACGAACCTGCTCAACTACGCTTTCGCCCACTATGCGACGCAGCGCATTCTCCCCGAGGGCCATCGCGCCGGGGTTTTGACGGGCAAAGAGGGCGAAGACCCCGTCGTGACGGCGGAGCCGGTGCTCGCGACGGTGCCCTTGGGTCACCCGCTGGACGTGGTGGAGCGCGTCAGCCTGCGTGCGCCCGACGAGCCCCTCGCCAAGGGAACCCGCGTCGGGGAGATGACGCTCGTGGACGCGGCGACGAACGAGCGGCTCGGCTCCGTTCCTCTGGTGGTGGCCAGGCCGTACGAGCCAGAGCCTAAGCCCATCGCCTGGCCGCGGCTGGTGGCGCCGGCCGGAGCGGCGCTCGCTCTCCTCGCGGCGGCTGCGCTGCACTTCCAGCGACGGAGGCGATCGCGTCTCGCCCGCCGAGCGCGCGTCGTGCGCGTGCAACCGTGGCAGGAGTCGTGGCAAAACGCGCGCCGCAACCGCAGGTAG
- a CDS encoding O-methyltransferase, translating into MTSDLHELPIEAALPGDPIRAAIRQSLSERGWPDMCVPQALGQFLTQLAMSASAALEIGTYAGYSAICIARGLPSGARLVTLESRPEHAQLAEHHIAAAGFGHCVEVVLGDAADTLLRLRREGQRFDLAFIDAHKPSYPRYLDLALELMRPGGFLVFDNAFGRNRVFDPSATSPTPVALRELHRKLFAEPRLVSTLLPMFDGVAVARVRP; encoded by the coding sequence TTGACATCGGACCTCCACGAGTTGCCCATCGAGGCCGCGCTGCCGGGCGATCCGATTCGCGCCGCCATCCGCCAGAGCCTCAGCGAGCGCGGCTGGCCCGACATGTGCGTGCCCCAGGCGCTCGGCCAGTTTCTCACCCAGCTCGCCATGAGCGCAAGCGCTGCGCTCGAAATCGGCACCTACGCGGGCTACAGCGCCATCTGCATCGCCCGCGGACTGCCCTCGGGCGCGCGCCTCGTCACGCTGGAATCCCGGCCGGAACACGCGCAACTCGCCGAGCACCACATCGCAGCCGCGGGCTTCGGCCACTGCGTCGAGGTGGTCCTCGGCGACGCCGCCGATACGCTTCTTCGCCTTCGGCGAGAAGGACAAAGGTTCGATCTCGCCTTTATCGACGCCCATAAGCCCAGCTACCCGCGCTATCTCGACCTCGCGCTCGAGCTGATGCGGCCCGGCGGCTTCCTGGTCTTCGACAACGCCTTCGGGCGAAACCGCGTGTTCGATCCGTCCGCGACCAGCCCGACGCCCGTGGCGCTGCGCGAACTTCACCGCAAGCTGTTCGCGGAGCCGCGGCTCGTGAGCACCCTCTTGCCGATGTTCGACGGCGTGGCCGTGGCCCGCGTGCGGCCGTGA
- a CDS encoding phosphodiester glycosidase family protein, with translation MDERRPTRTRRENSRNAKADARKPRRGLRALLYVAFTLVFGYVSTVLWIFEGPFTNLKKYIIESVDQTRHAYLLRPMSLYLVSEATIKKYALPDNLSGPTIPIQDIQRRDFSHINDPTVQMITLREPTFNAYVLLVKDPKRIRVVATKYLHVRGETVMQMVQDAGAIAGINAGGFVDTNWQGTGAYPQGITITDGRLVSMTGSPSQPQPVIAFTKEGQMIAGTYSLNQLRSLDVWQCVGFGPVLVENGKPTVSAENYAVNPRTAIGQTKDGTVILLVTDGRYATGPNDVGASFADVARIMLQFHADIAANLDGGSSATFVYKGRMWNRPVDILGARAVATSIVVMPEGGGKRG, from the coding sequence ATGGACGAGCGTAGACCGACGCGCACACGCCGGGAGAACTCGCGGAACGCCAAAGCCGATGCGCGCAAGCCGAGGCGTGGACTGCGGGCGCTCCTGTACGTGGCGTTTACTTTGGTGTTTGGTTACGTGTCCACGGTCCTCTGGATCTTTGAGGGGCCGTTCACGAACTTAAAGAAGTACATCATCGAGAGCGTGGACCAGACTCGGCACGCGTATCTTCTGCGGCCGATGTCGCTGTACCTGGTGTCCGAGGCGACCATCAAGAAGTATGCCTTGCCGGACAACCTGAGCGGGCCCACCATCCCCATTCAGGATATCCAGCGGCGCGACTTCAGCCATATCAACGATCCGACGGTCCAGATGATCACGCTGCGCGAGCCGACGTTTAACGCCTACGTCCTCTTGGTAAAGGACCCGAAGCGAATTCGCGTGGTGGCGACGAAGTATCTGCACGTCCGCGGCGAGACGGTCATGCAGATGGTGCAGGACGCAGGCGCCATCGCGGGTATCAACGCGGGCGGCTTCGTGGATACCAACTGGCAGGGCACGGGAGCGTACCCGCAGGGCATCACCATCACGGACGGCAGGCTCGTGTCCATGACGGGATCGCCGAGCCAGCCGCAGCCCGTCATTGCCTTCACCAAAGAGGGCCAGATGATTGCGGGGACGTACTCGCTCAATCAGCTCCGCTCGCTCGACGTGTGGCAGTGCGTGGGCTTTGGCCCGGTTTTGGTGGAAAACGGCAAGCCGACGGTCTCCGCAGAAAACTACGCGGTGAATCCGCGGACGGCTATCGGCCAGACGAAGGACGGCACGGTCATCCTGCTCGTCACGGACGGCCGGTACGCGACGGGGCCGAATGACGTCGGCGCAAGTTTTGCGGATGTGGCGCGGATCATGCTGCAGTTTCACGCGGATATTGCCGCCAACCTGGACGGCGGATCGTCCGCCACGTTCGTCTACAAGGGCCGTATGTGGAACCGGCCCGTCGACATTCTCGGCGCGCGCGCGGTGGCCACGTCCATCGTGGTGATGCCGGAGGGTGGTGGCAAACGTGGCTAA
- a CDS encoding aldo/keto reductase, whose product MRQAVLGRSGIAVSEVGLGCMTLPTDRLAAVRILREAVDLGIRFFDTADLYGQGLNEEIVGEALAPVRSQVVIATKVGNRFEPGKPGWTWDPSPAYIERAIEDSLRRLRTDYIDLYQLHGGTMDDPFDDIVELMERFVEKGVIRAWGISSIRPNVIQRYLMGSNLATIMMQYSLLDRRPEEWFAAIEAKGVRVIARGPVASGWLTGKKVPQPGDTYLGYGADDLARAPQVLREVAPDRTPAQAAIQFSTAPGAVCCAIPGASRAEQLRENAEAGTLPPLTETELERLRAAYPAKVYTEHRPT is encoded by the coding sequence ATGCGACAAGCGGTCCTTGGACGCAGCGGCATTGCCGTGAGCGAAGTGGGGTTGGGGTGCATGACCCTGCCCACCGATCGCCTCGCGGCCGTGCGCATCCTTCGCGAAGCCGTCGATCTCGGCATCCGCTTTTTCGACACGGCGGATCTGTACGGACAGGGGTTGAACGAGGAAATCGTCGGAGAGGCGCTCGCACCCGTGCGGTCGCAGGTCGTGATCGCCACGAAGGTGGGCAACCGGTTCGAGCCCGGCAAGCCCGGCTGGACCTGGGACCCGTCGCCCGCATACATCGAGCGGGCCATTGAGGACAGCCTGCGCCGCCTGCGCACGGACTACATCGACCTGTACCAGTTGCACGGCGGCACCATGGACGATCCCTTCGACGACATTGTCGAGCTGATGGAGCGCTTCGTGGAAAAGGGCGTCATTCGCGCCTGGGGCATCTCGTCGATCCGGCCGAACGTCATTCAGCGCTACCTGATGGGCTCGAACCTCGCCACCATCATGATGCAGTACAGCCTCTTGGACCGGCGGCCGGAGGAGTGGTTTGCGGCCATCGAGGCGAAGGGCGTCCGCGTCATCGCGCGGGGGCCGGTGGCGAGCGGCTGGCTGACGGGCAAAAAGGTGCCGCAACCGGGCGACACGTATCTGGGATACGGCGCGGACGATCTCGCCCGAGCGCCGCAGGTGCTGCGCGAGGTGGCGCCGGATCGGACGCCGGCCCAGGCGGCCATTCAGTTTTCCACGGCGCCCGGCGCCGTATGCTGCGCCATCCCCGGCGCATCGCGCGCCGAGCAGCTGCGCGAAAACGCCGAGGCAGGCACCCTGCCCCCGCTCACGGAGACAGAGCTCGAGCGCCTGCGCGCCGCGTACCCGGCAAAGGTCTACACGGAACACCGCCCCACCTGA
- a CDS encoding iron-containing alcohol dehydrogenase family protein, whose translation MRNDEGTSPMFSYAIQTHIVFGDGVVERLADHLVEQGFGRRLLVVTDPGLVRAGVADRVLDLLSGAGFVPRVFAGVKPNPDESVCAAGRDAFLEHRADGVVAVGGGSSLDAGKAIALLARQGGAPSDYARNRRPYGPPAPVCAVPTTAGTGSEVTRSAVITEQRTHQKLTLKHAFLRPALAVCDPALTASLPADVTAHTGVDALVHAIEGATCTLAHPIARAYAREALGLLFRALPAAVRSGDPASRHDMLLGSLLAGLAFGSTDVASVHCLAEALGSLYETPHGLANAVMLLPVLRYNLPYAREGYAWAARAMGLAGDPDDDARAAEALVEGVGAWLQDIGIPKLRELPGVRPSDFDELARLAQDNSSTPSNPRPMTEADYRAVLEMAYAE comes from the coding sequence ATGCGGAATGACGAAGGGACGAGCCCCATGTTCTCCTATGCCATCCAGACCCATATCGTATTCGGCGATGGCGTCGTCGAGCGCCTCGCCGATCATCTCGTCGAACAGGGATTCGGGCGCAGGTTGCTCGTGGTCACGGACCCTGGGCTCGTGCGCGCCGGCGTGGCGGATCGCGTCCTCGATCTTCTTTCGGGCGCCGGATTCGTGCCGCGCGTGTTTGCCGGCGTCAAGCCCAACCCCGACGAATCCGTCTGCGCCGCGGGGCGGGACGCCTTTCTCGAGCACCGCGCGGACGGCGTCGTGGCCGTGGGCGGCGGCAGCAGTCTGGACGCGGGCAAGGCCATCGCGCTCCTCGCCCGCCAAGGCGGTGCACCGAGCGATTATGCGCGCAACCGGCGACCGTACGGGCCGCCAGCGCCCGTGTGCGCGGTGCCGACGACGGCCGGCACCGGATCGGAAGTGACGCGATCGGCCGTCATCACGGAGCAGCGCACGCACCAAAAGCTCACGCTCAAGCACGCGTTCCTACGCCCTGCCCTCGCCGTGTGCGATCCGGCCCTGACCGCGAGCCTGCCGGCGGACGTGACGGCCCACACGGGCGTGGACGCGCTCGTGCACGCCATCGAGGGCGCGACCTGCACGCTCGCGCATCCCATCGCACGGGCCTACGCGCGAGAAGCGCTCGGCCTCCTTTTCCGCGCGCTGCCTGCGGCCGTGAGATCGGGCGATCCGGCCTCGCGCCATGACATGCTGCTCGGCAGCCTGCTTGCGGGGCTCGCGTTCGGATCGACCGATGTGGCCTCGGTGCACTGCCTCGCGGAGGCACTCGGGAGCCTGTACGAGACGCCGCACGGCCTCGCCAACGCGGTGATGCTCCTGCCCGTGTTGCGCTACAACCTGCCGTACGCGCGGGAGGGCTACGCGTGGGCCGCGCGCGCCATGGGCCTTGCAGGGGACCCGGACGACGACGCACGCGCCGCGGAGGCGCTCGTCGAAGGCGTTGGCGCGTGGCTCCAGGACATCGGCATTCCCAAGCTCAGGGAGCTCCCGGGCGTCCGGCCGTCGGATTTCGACGAGCTGGCGAGGCTCGCGCAGGACAACAGCTCGACGCCAAGCAACCCGCGCCCGATGACCGAGGCCGACTACCGCGCGGTGCTCGAGATGGCGTATGCGGAATGA